One Tamlana carrageenivorans genomic region harbors:
- a CDS encoding IS982 family transposase yields MNNLSANYERILEVLRKISKEQLLSYQRRKLVNKLNSIRLSLASHFNEFEDYFVVDSMPLEVCKLSRSSRSKICKENTYAFPDKGYCAAQSSNYYGYKLHAVCSVNGVFQSIDLSPASVHDINYLKDIKMQISDCTLIGDKGYLSTEIQLNLFETCNITLNTPMRSNQKNYKVQPYVFRKKRKRIETLFSQLCDQFMIRRNYAKTFEGFKTRIVAKITALTTIQYINKFIFGRNINNIKINII; encoded by the coding sequence ATGAACAACTTGAGTGCAAATTACGAAAGAATATTGGAAGTATTAAGAAAAATATCGAAAGAACAACTTTTAAGTTATCAAAGACGAAAACTAGTTAATAAGCTCAACAGTATCAGGTTAAGCTTAGCTTCCCATTTTAATGAATTTGAAGATTATTTTGTAGTAGATAGTATGCCTTTAGAAGTTTGTAAATTATCACGCAGTTCTCGTTCAAAGATTTGTAAAGAAAACACTTATGCATTTCCAGATAAAGGTTATTGTGCAGCTCAAAGTTCTAATTATTACGGTTATAAACTGCACGCTGTTTGTTCTGTAAATGGTGTCTTTCAAAGTATCGATTTGAGTCCAGCATCTGTACACGATATTAATTATCTTAAAGATATTAAGATGCAAATAAGCGATTGTACATTAATTGGTGATAAAGGCTATTTATCAACAGAAATACAGCTTAACTTGTTTGAAACCTGTAATATAACGCTAAATACACCTATGAGAAGCAATCAAAAAAATTACAAAGTACAGCCTTATGTATTTAGAAAAAAGAGGAAAAGGATAGAAACATTATTTTCACAACTTTGTGACCAATTTATGATAAGACGCAATTATGCTAAAACTTTTGAAGGTTTTAAAACAAGAATCGTAGCTAAGATAACTGCTTTAACAACTATTCAGTATATCAATAAGTTTATTTTTGGGAGAAACATTAATAATATTAAAATTAACATTATTTAA
- a CDS encoding AtpZ/AtpI family protein: MDNKNQKPKKQLNKYVRFTSIALQMGLTIYLGSLLGGWVDSKLGNTNQLYYKIITLLAVFLAMFSVIRQVLNITNNDKND, encoded by the coding sequence ATGGACAACAAAAATCAAAAACCGAAAAAACAACTAAATAAATACGTTAGGTTTACTTCCATAGCGCTACAAATGGGGTTAACCATTTATTTAGGTAGCTTGTTAGGTGGTTGGGTCGATTCTAAATTAGGAAACACCAATCAATTGTATTATAAAATTATAACATTGCTAGCTGTATTTCTAGCAATGTTTTCTGTTATTAGGCAGGTTCTTAATATCACAAACAACGATAAGAATGATTAA
- a CDS encoding DUF2059 domain-containing protein, which yields MKNFLLASLLLVVSFVQAQTNDDFKNEAIEFIKLTGATSAFDAAIEQLGATVPAEKKEAYTKEAEGTLKTLYDQMADLYMSEFTQKEIKDLIAFYQTPLGKKLSSKQLQMTQKAMMLGQNWAMGVRDVANKYQ from the coding sequence ATGAAAAATTTCCTTTTAGCCTCCCTTTTACTTGTTGTGAGTTTTGTTCAAGCTCAGACTAATGATGATTTTAAAAATGAAGCCATTGAGTTTATAAAGCTTACAGGTGCAACTTCGGCGTTTGATGCTGCCATAGAGCAATTAGGTGCTACGGTACCTGCTGAAAAAAAAGAGGCCTATACTAAGGAGGCAGAAGGCACTTTAAAAACACTATACGATCAGATGGCCGATTTGTATATGAGTGAATTTACCCAAAAAGAAATAAAAGATTTAATTGCCTTTTATCAGACACCATTAGGTAAAAAATTGTCGTCAAAGCAATTGCAAATGACTCAAAAAGCCATGATGCTTGGGCAAAATTGGGCTATGGGGGTGCGTGATGTTGCAAATAAATACCAATAA
- a CDS encoding DUF5687 family protein, whose product MLKLFLSLEWKSFLRSASFGKSLGLKIVMGFFALYFMVMFLGLGISAFFILKDTFPNQEPLFVVNSYLFYWFLGDLVMRFFFQKLPVMSVKPLLTLPIKRHKIVNYVLWKSAVAFFNFLPLFAVIPFGLTLISNGYLTGNVIIWMLALLLLTLIVNFLNFIIESLSAQNELSALPIVAICSVLFGLDYFQIISFSNLFGKAFYAIYENPIFIIVPILVLGVLYRINFKMLRQKIFLDSGLKNKVEEVKASNLEWTNYFGDIAPFMQLDLKLIWRNKRTKSSVWMLLLGLFYGLFFYTNERYINAPWMYIFIGVFSTGSFLINFGQFIPAWDSTYYKLLMSQNIKYEKYLKSKFTLMALSVIILFVIGIPYVYFGWKILLAHFASAIYNVGVNTHVMLYGGSYNRKKIDLNQKAAFNYQGTGAVQWLIGIPLLVVPMVIFAILYYFLNFEYACAIIAGLGIIGVVLHDKLLGIITSKYLKSKYETIHAFEQDN is encoded by the coding sequence ATGCTAAAACTTTTTTTGAGTTTAGAGTGGAAGTCTTTTTTAAGATCAGCAAGTTTTGGTAAAAGCTTAGGCTTGAAAATTGTAATGGGCTTTTTTGCATTGTATTTTATGGTCATGTTTTTGGGTCTTGGTATTTCAGCTTTTTTTATTTTAAAGGATACCTTTCCCAACCAAGAGCCGTTATTTGTTGTAAATAGCTATTTGTTTTACTGGTTTTTAGGCGATTTAGTTATGCGTTTCTTTTTTCAGAAACTCCCGGTAATGTCGGTAAAACCCTTGCTAACCCTGCCTATTAAACGTCATAAAATCGTTAATTATGTGTTGTGGAAGTCGGCGGTAGCATTTTTTAACTTTTTACCTTTATTTGCTGTAATTCCTTTTGGACTGACTTTAATTTCTAATGGTTATCTAACGGGTAACGTCATCATCTGGATGTTAGCTTTGCTACTACTCACTTTAATAGTTAACTTTTTAAATTTTATTATTGAGAGTCTTAGTGCTCAAAATGAACTGTCGGCATTGCCCATAGTTGCCATTTGTTCGGTGTTATTTGGCTTAGATTATTTTCAAATTATATCCTTTTCAAATCTATTCGGAAAAGCATTTTATGCCATTTATGAAAATCCTATTTTTATAATAGTTCCTATTTTGGTTTTAGGAGTCTTATATCGTATAAATTTTAAGATGCTTCGCCAAAAAATATTTTTAGATAGTGGGTTGAAAAACAAGGTTGAAGAGGTAAAAGCATCCAATTTAGAATGGACTAATTATTTTGGTGATATTGCGCCATTTATGCAACTGGATTTAAAATTAATCTGGCGTAATAAACGCACAAAATCTTCCGTTTGGATGTTGCTTCTTGGGCTGTTTTATGGTTTGTTTTTTTATACGAATGAAAGGTATATAAATGCACCTTGGATGTACATCTTTATAGGAGTTTTTTCTACAGGGAGTTTTTTAATCAATTTCGGACAATTTATTCCGGCTTGGGATAGCACGTATTACAAGCTTTTAATGAGTCAGAATATTAAATATGAAAAGTATTTAAAATCCAAATTTACCTTAATGGCACTTAGTGTGATTATCCTTTTCGTTATAGGAATTCCTTATGTGTATTTTGGTTGGAAAATTCTATTGGCCCATTTTGCTTCAGCCATTTACAATGTTGGGGTGAATACCCATGTGATGCTTTATGGTGGTTCATATAATCGAAAAAAGATAGATCTTAATCAAAAGGCTGCGTTCAACTATCAGGGTACAGGTGCTGTGCAATGGTTAATAGGTATTCCATTACTTGTGGTGCCTATGGTTATTTTCGCCATACTTTATTATTTTTTAAATTTTGAATATGCTTGTGCTATAATTGCTGGTTTGGGGATTATTGGTGTTGTTTTACACGACAAGTTATTGGGTATAATAACCTCTAAATATTTAAAATCAAAATACGAAACGATTCATGCTTTCGAGCAAGATAACTAA
- a CDS encoding tetratricopeptide repeat protein → MKTFFKVLVTCVFCTLFALSCSRKKDKFISRNYHAVTAEYNVLFNGYNALEAGKSTLNDSYFDNYWELLPVERMQISEDILLPGQSRNENFTIAEDKAAKAIQKHSMHIDGKEKNPQMDEAYLLLGKARYFDQRFIPALEAFNYILYKYAASDKINQAKIWREKTNMRLDNNELAIKNLKRLLRYADLEGQDLADASSTLAQAYINTQVIDTAITKLGVAAQATKSHDERGRYLFIQGQLYNELGKKDSANMAFDKVVALNRKTPRVYWVVAHLEKINNFDFENGDKLAMSEMLNELEENRENRPYLDKIYHQIAVYHLRNGSESIATRYFNKSLRTNTKDTYLKAKNYEILGDMNFDNSVYAKAGQYYDSTMMNMTDNSKPFRVMKRKRDNLKDVILYEGIAKVDDSIIGLVNMPDADRQAYFSEYVAELKRKDEALKAQEEAAKRNSGLVTVNNQIGGVRTGTPGQAALFYFYNPTTVAYGKNEFVKIWGDRAVEDNWRLSSKGISTGSATVEPVVVAETASDDERFDPEFYISKIPSDEKVIDSISKERNYAYYQLGLIYKEKFKEYELSKDKFQDLLESEPEERLVLPSKYHLYKIYELLGETDEAEIAKKEIISKYPDSRYAHILEHPELVTDADENSPQYIYEKLYEQYENQEFQTVISKCEEYINRFDGETIVAKFELLKASASGRLNGFEAYSEGVNRVAVEYANTDEGKQAKHIVSKVLPRLASKEFAADVEGVSEHYKVVFSFTNESDEAISKFKTTLDEVLKNISNYYVLKSSIDVYNANTLFVVVHGLKTKQLAETFHQILLSKDKSKINVPYFVASSTNYQIIQIHKNLDDYLNLYNK, encoded by the coding sequence TTGAAAACATTTTTTAAAGTCTTAGTAACCTGTGTATTTTGTACCTTATTCGCCTTAAGTTGCTCCAGGAAAAAAGACAAATTTATTAGTAGAAATTATCATGCCGTTACAGCCGAGTACAATGTGCTTTTTAACGGTTATAATGCTTTAGAGGCCGGGAAATCTACTTTAAATGATTCTTATTTTGATAATTATTGGGAACTGCTCCCCGTAGAGCGGATGCAGATCTCTGAGGATATTTTACTTCCTGGTCAATCTCGAAACGAAAATTTTACCATCGCTGAAGATAAAGCAGCAAAAGCCATTCAAAAGCATAGCATGCATATTGATGGTAAAGAAAAAAATCCGCAAATGGATGAGGCTTATCTGTTATTAGGTAAGGCACGATATTTCGATCAGCGTTTTATTCCAGCTCTAGAAGCTTTCAATTACATTCTTTATAAATACGCGGCAAGCGATAAAATTAATCAGGCGAAAATTTGGCGCGAAAAAACCAATATGCGTCTCGATAATAATGAATTGGCTATTAAAAATTTAAAACGCTTATTGCGATACGCCGATTTAGAAGGTCAAGATTTAGCCGATGCCAGCTCAACTTTAGCTCAGGCATACATTAATACTCAAGTGATAGATACCGCGATAACAAAATTAGGTGTTGCGGCGCAAGCTACTAAAAGTCATGATGAGCGCGGTCGTTATCTTTTTATTCAAGGGCAGTTGTATAATGAATTGGGGAAAAAGGATAGTGCTAATATGGCTTTCGATAAAGTTGTTGCCCTTAATCGTAAAACGCCAAGAGTATATTGGGTAGTAGCACACCTTGAGAAAATTAATAATTTCGATTTTGAAAATGGCGACAAACTAGCCATGAGCGAAATGCTTAACGAGCTTGAGGAAAACAGAGAGAATCGTCCGTATTTGGATAAGATCTATCATCAAATTGCAGTGTATCATTTAAGAAATGGCTCCGAGTCCATAGCTACTCGTTATTTCAATAAATCTTTGCGAACCAATACCAAGGACACCTATTTAAAGGCTAAAAATTATGAAATTCTTGGTGATATGAATTTTGATAATTCTGTTTATGCTAAAGCGGGGCAGTATTACGATAGTACGATGATGAATATGACCGATAATTCCAAACCTTTTCGCGTCATGAAAAGGAAGCGGGATAATCTAAAAGATGTCATATTATATGAAGGTATTGCAAAGGTTGATGATAGCATCATAGGCTTGGTAAACATGCCAGATGCCGATAGGCAAGCGTATTTTTCTGAATATGTTGCCGAGTTAAAACGTAAAGATGAAGCGCTTAAGGCTCAAGAGGAAGCGGCAAAGCGCAATAGCGGTCTCGTTACTGTAAATAATCAAATTGGAGGTGTGCGCACCGGAACACCTGGACAAGCGGCCTTATTTTATTTCTATAACCCTACAACAGTGGCTTACGGAAAAAATGAGTTTGTTAAAATATGGGGTGATCGCGCTGTAGAAGATAATTGGCGTTTGTCTAGCAAAGGCATTTCAACTGGTTCGGCGACAGTAGAACCAGTGGTTGTTGCGGAAACGGCTTCAGATGACGAACGTTTTGATCCGGAGTTCTATATTTCCAAAATTCCTTCAGATGAAAAGGTTATTGATAGCATTTCTAAAGAGCGTAATTATGCCTATTATCAGTTGGGATTAATTTATAAGGAGAAGTTTAAAGAATACGAGTTGTCTAAAGATAAATTTCAGGATTTATTAGAAAGCGAGCCAGAAGAGCGCTTAGTGTTGCCTTCAAAATACCATTTATATAAAATTTATGAGTTGCTGGGCGAAACCGATGAGGCCGAAATCGCAAAAAAAGAGATCATTTCAAAATATCCAGATTCTCGGTATGCTCATATTTTAGAACATCCGGAGTTGGTAACTGATGCCGATGAAAATAGTCCGCAGTATATTTATGAGAAATTATACGAACAGTATGAAAATCAGGAATTTCAAACGGTAATTTCAAAATGCGAAGAATATATCAATCGTTTTGATGGCGAGACTATAGTGGCAAAATTTGAATTATTAAAAGCATCGGCTTCAGGACGATTAAATGGGTTTGAAGCTTATAGCGAGGGAGTCAATCGCGTAGCTGTAGAATATGCCAATACAGATGAAGGTAAGCAAGCTAAGCATATCGTTTCAAAAGTTTTACCACGCCTTGCTTCAAAGGAGTTTGCTGCCGATGTAGAGGGCGTTTCCGAGCATTATAAGGTTGTTTTTAGTTTTACAAATGAGAGTGACGAAGCCATTTCAAAATTCAAAACCACTTTGGATGAGGTGTTGAAAAACATCAGTAATTATTATGTGTTAAAATCTTCTATAGATGTTTACAATGCAAATACATTATTTGTGGTGGTTCACGGTTTAAAAACCAAACAACTTGCAGAAACATTTCATCAAATCCTACTTAGTAAAGACAAGAGTAAAATAAATGTCCCCTATTTTGTAGCATCGTCTACAAACTATCAAATTATTCAAATTCATAAAAATTTGGATGATTATTTGAATCTTTATAATAAATAA
- a CDS encoding IS1380 family transposase: protein MKIIKSQRINPFGGLNFVINEFEQLGLGTLLENNLPHIVQQASYSWKDLLYSFWSIYFCGGDCIEDISLNLKEHLRDNPFFKVPSPDRILDRFKELSQTKDLFTLPRGTSLHQFGLNFTLKELNLRLLKKLNLTTTNDHILDYDNTILYTNKKDSIRTYKKGSGYCPGVGIIKNNIVYVENRNGNSAAKDLQLETLTRMFYELENQGIQIDAFRADAASYQVNVVDFISTKVNRFFIRACMSDALAKRISEITNWSEEGVGSETIFRGEIKFTPFIRSLKRKKQLHKTKEYRLVVSKIERNDKQVNLFTKDAYLYSAILTNDFSMSINEVVDFYNQRGAIEKEFDILKNDFGWNNLPFSKLEQNTVFLLFTAMCRNLYQYIIERFSKRFKGLKANYRIKKFIFRFISIPAKWIKTARQYKLRIYGIIHFKT from the coding sequence ATGAAAATAATAAAATCTCAACGTATTAACCCTTTTGGGGGATTAAATTTTGTTATCAATGAGTTTGAACAGCTTGGTTTAGGCACATTGCTTGAAAACAATTTACCTCATATTGTTCAGCAAGCTTCTTATAGTTGGAAAGACTTATTATATTCCTTTTGGTCTATCTATTTTTGTGGAGGAGATTGTATTGAAGATATCTCGTTGAACTTAAAAGAACATCTAAGAGACAATCCTTTTTTTAAAGTACCAAGTCCTGATAGGATTCTTGATAGGTTCAAAGAATTATCACAGACAAAAGACCTTTTTACATTACCCAGAGGTACTAGTTTACATCAATTTGGCTTGAACTTTACTTTAAAGGAGTTGAATTTAAGGTTATTGAAAAAGTTGAACTTAACTACCACGAATGATCATATTTTAGATTATGACAATACGATTCTATACACCAATAAAAAAGACAGCATAAGAACTTACAAAAAGGGCTCTGGATACTGCCCAGGAGTGGGGATAATTAAGAATAATATTGTTTATGTTGAAAATCGAAATGGAAATAGTGCAGCCAAAGATTTACAGTTAGAAACATTAACTAGAATGTTTTATGAACTCGAAAATCAAGGAATACAAATTGATGCTTTTAGAGCCGATGCAGCTTCTTATCAAGTTAATGTGGTTGATTTTATTTCTACAAAAGTTAATCGATTCTTTATTAGAGCATGTATGAGCGATGCATTGGCTAAAAGGATATCTGAAATAACTAACTGGTCTGAAGAAGGGGTCGGCTCCGAAACAATTTTCAGAGGAGAAATAAAATTCACTCCCTTTATAAGATCATTAAAACGAAAAAAACAACTCCATAAAACTAAGGAATACAGGCTTGTTGTAAGTAAAATAGAGCGTAATGACAAACAGGTAAATTTATTTACTAAAGATGCTTATTTGTATTCAGCGATATTGACCAACGACTTTTCGATGTCCATCAATGAAGTTGTTGATTTTTACAATCAACGTGGAGCGATTGAAAAAGAATTTGATATTCTCAAGAATGACTTTGGATGGAACAACTTGCCGTTTTCAAAATTAGAGCAAAATACAGTTTTTCTGTTATTTACTGCTATGTGCAGGAATTTGTATCAGTATATTATAGAACGGTTTTCCAAACGGTTTAAGGGTTTAAAGGCAAACTATAGAATTAAAAAATTTATCTTTAGATTTATATCCATTCCTGCCAAATGGATAAAAACGGCTAGGCAATATAAGTTAAGGATATATGGAATTATTCACTTTAAAACTTAA
- the atpB gene encoding F0F1 ATP synthase subunit A, translating to MMLVKQTTKFIAILVLLMTSVSSFANTQEHGDEHQGDKVDTPEEIKEYIAHHLKDSHDFHLYTNHETGKHVGFPLPVIVWTSEGLKTFMSSEFHHDDNGQVIVEKGGVKLTKIHSKIYELEAGAEAVVFDDHHHAENAHKVLDFSITKSVFGMLLTGVLMLLMFVSLARTYKKGPIPTGVSRALEPLVIYVRDEIARPNIGEKKYKKFMSFLLTVFFFIWILNLLGLTPFGFNVTGQIAVTACLAIFTLVIYLFSGSKDFWAHTLWMPGVPVILRPILAVIELVGFILIKPFSLLVRLFANITAGHFVVMSLIALMITMKQAFGPVASTGMSLVLSLFIMVIEILVAFLQAFIFTMLSSLFIGMAVEEHDHH from the coding sequence ATGATGCTAGTAAAACAAACTACCAAGTTTATTGCAATTTTAGTTTTATTGATGACTTCAGTTTCGAGCTTTGCTAATACACAAGAGCATGGCGATGAGCATCAGGGGGATAAAGTGGATACTCCAGAGGAGATTAAAGAATATATTGCGCATCACTTAAAAGATTCACACGACTTTCATTTGTATACCAACCATGAAACCGGTAAACACGTTGGGTTTCCGTTACCAGTAATAGTTTGGACAAGCGAAGGATTAAAAACATTCATGTCTTCAGAATTTCATCACGATGATAACGGTCAAGTTATCGTAGAAAAAGGTGGTGTTAAACTAACAAAAATTCACAGTAAAATATACGAGTTGGAAGCTGGGGCAGAAGCCGTAGTTTTTGATGATCACCATCATGCTGAAAATGCACATAAGGTTTTAGATTTTTCTATTACTAAAAGTGTCTTCGGGATGTTGTTAACAGGGGTGTTGATGCTTTTAATGTTTGTGTCTCTTGCTAGAACTTACAAAAAAGGTCCTATCCCAACAGGTGTATCTAGAGCTTTAGAACCTTTAGTTATTTATGTGCGTGACGAAATTGCACGTCCGAATATTGGTGAGAAGAAATACAAAAAGTTTATGTCATTTTTGTTAACCGTGTTCTTTTTCATCTGGATATTAAATTTATTAGGCTTAACACCATTTGGATTTAATGTAACAGGTCAAATTGCCGTAACAGCATGTTTAGCGATTTTTACCTTAGTGATATACTTGTTTAGTGGTAGTAAGGATTTTTGGGCACACACCTTATGGATGCCAGGAGTACCAGTAATATTACGCCCGATATTAGCGGTAATAGAGCTTGTTGGTTTTATATTGATTAAACCTTTCTCGCTTCTAGTGCGTTTATTTGCCAACATTACGGCAGGACACTTCGTAGTTATGAGCTTAATTGCTTTAATGATTACCATGAAGCAAGCCTTTGGCCCTGTAGCTTCTACAGGAATGTCGTTGGTATTATCATTATTTATTATGGTCATTGAAATTTTAGTGGCCTTTTTACAAGCGTTTATTTTTACGATGTTATCATCGTTATTTATAGGTATGGCTGTTGAAGAACATGACCATCATTAA
- a CDS encoding ABC transporter ATP-binding protein — protein sequence MITTSNLTKKYGGTQVLNMGSLEIPKGQSFGLVGNNGAGKTTYFSLLLDLIKPSTGFINSNAVQVNTSEDWKPFTASFIDESFLIGYLTPEEYFYFVGELRGQNKADVNKVLLQFQDFFHDEILGKRKYLRDLSKGNQKKVGIVAALIGSPEVVILDEPFANLDPTTQIRLKSIIKDIAETQGVTVLISSHDLLHITDVCERIVVLEKGEIVKDLETNTETLKELEAHFAN from the coding sequence ATGATTACGACTTCTAATTTAACTAAAAAATATGGAGGTACTCAGGTTTTAAACATGGGGTCTCTAGAAATTCCTAAAGGACAAAGTTTTGGCTTAGTAGGAAATAACGGCGCTGGTAAAACCACATATTTTAGTTTGTTACTCGATTTAATTAAGCCTTCAACAGGGTTTATAAATTCTAATGCTGTTCAGGTTAATACGAGTGAAGACTGGAAGCCTTTTACGGCATCCTTTATAGATGAAAGTTTTTTAATCGGGTATTTAACTCCCGAAGAATACTTTTATTTTGTAGGGGAATTACGGGGACAAAATAAAGCCGATGTAAATAAAGTTTTGCTTCAGTTTCAAGATTTTTTTCATGATGAAATATTAGGAAAAAGAAAATATTTACGCGATTTAAGTAAAGGCAATCAAAAGAAAGTGGGTATTGTAGCGGCTTTAATAGGAAGTCCTGAAGTGGTTATATTAGATGAACCTTTTGCTAATTTAGATCCAACAACCCAAATTCGTTTAAAATCTATAATCAAAGATATCGCCGAAACACAAGGGGTTACCGTGCTTATTTCAAGTCATGACTTATTGCATATTACCGATGTTTGTGAGCGTATTGTTGTTCTAGAAAAAGGTGAAATCGTTAAGGATTTAGAAACCAATACAGAGACTTTAAAAGAATTGGAAGCGCATTTTGCAAATTAG
- a CDS encoding bactofilin family protein produces MFSDNKKEKSMAEGGSSQNLIAQGTKIVGDLTSEGDFRIDGTIEGNIKTTGKVVVGKSGLISGTLDGTDAYFEGSFSGKLTLSGTLTLKSSARIEGEVVSGKLAVEPGATFNVTCSMKGTGIASQHGQQKSKTEKTTK; encoded by the coding sequence ATGTTCTCAGATAATAAAAAAGAAAAAAGCATGGCAGAAGGCGGATCAAGTCAGAATTTAATAGCACAAGGCACAAAAATAGTTGGTGATTTAACCAGTGAGGGTGATTTTAGAATCGATGGTACCATTGAAGGTAATATAAAAACTACAGGAAAAGTAGTTGTTGGTAAATCAGGGTTAATAAGTGGTACTTTAGATGGTACCGATGCTTATTTTGAAGGCAGTTTCTCTGGGAAATTAACCTTGTCCGGTACCCTTACTTTAAAGTCATCGGCACGTATTGAAGGCGAAGTGGTGTCAGGTAAATTAGCTGTCGAGCCAGGCGCTACATTTAATGTAACATGTTCTATGAAAGGAACTGGAATAGCATCTCAACATGGACAACAAAAATCAAAAACCGAAAAAACAACTAAATAA
- a CDS encoding IS982 family transposase gives MNNLSANYERILEVLRKISKEQLLSYQRRQPKLSDLELISLSLTAEFMGIDSENDLFRKLPDSLLSKIERSVYNRRRRKLVNTLNSIRLSLASHFNEFEDYFVVDSMPLEVCKLSRSSRSKICKENTYAFPDKGYCAAQSSNYYGYKLHAVCSVNGVFQSIDLSPASVHNINYLKDIKMQISDCTLIGDKGYLSTEIQLNLFETCNITLNTPMRSNQKNYKVQPYVFRKKRKRIETLFSQLCDQFMIRRNYAKTFEGFKTRIVAKITALTTIQYINKFIFGRNINNIKISII, from the coding sequence ATGAACAACTTGAGTGCAAATTACGAAAGAATATTGGAAGTATTAAGAAAAATATCGAAAGAACAACTTTTAAGTTATCAAAGACGACAACCAAAGCTTAGTGATTTAGAACTTATCAGTTTGAGTCTTACTGCCGAATTTATGGGAATAGATAGTGAAAATGACCTTTTTAGAAAACTTCCAGATTCCCTATTATCAAAAATAGAGAGAAGTGTCTACAATAGAAGAAGACGAAAACTAGTTAATACGCTCAACAGTATCAGGTTAAGCTTAGCTTCCCATTTTAATGAATTTGAAGATTATTTTGTAGTAGATAGTATGCCTTTAGAAGTTTGTAAATTATCACGCAGTTCTCGTTCAAAGATTTGTAAAGAAAACACTTATGCATTTCCAGATAAAGGTTATTGTGCAGCTCAAAGTTCTAATTATTACGGCTATAAACTGCACGCTGTTTGTTCTGTAAATGGTGTCTTTCAAAGTATCGATTTGAGTCCAGCATCTGTACACAATATTAATTATCTTAAAGATATTAAGATGCAAATAAGCGATTGTACATTAATTGGTGATAAAGGCTATTTATCAACAGAAATACAGCTTAACTTGTTTGAAACCTGTAATATAACGCTAAATACACCTATGAGAAGCAATCAAAAAAATTACAAAGTACAGCCTTATGTATTTAGAAAAAAGAGGAAAAGGATAGAAACATTATTTTCACAACTTTGTGACCAATTTATGATAAGACGCAATTATGCTAAAACTTTTGAAGGTTTTAAAACAAGAATCGTAGCTAAGATAACTGCTTTAACAACTATTCAGTATATCAATAAGTTTATTTTTGGGAGAAACATTAATAATATTAAAATTAGCATTATTTAA
- a CDS encoding DUF6168 family protein, with translation MIKRILVFTLCILLLFAISLSVHSYFISQPIAFQLWQVYLYHAVAALIVYVSIEGVSRTLPNQAGYAYLALMLFKIGIFVFVFKDSVFENEALTRTERVALVVPLFLFLTAEAIGVAKLLNNQK, from the coding sequence ATGATTAAAAGAATTCTCGTTTTTACATTATGCATATTGCTGCTTTTTGCTATATCATTAAGTGTGCATAGTTATTTTATTTCCCAGCCTATAGCTTTCCAGCTTTGGCAAGTATATCTCTATCATGCCGTAGCGGCTTTAATCGTTTATGTGAGTATAGAAGGGGTGTCGCGTACTTTGCCCAATCAGGCGGGTTATGCTTATCTGGCTTTAATGCTTTTTAAAATTGGAATTTTTGTGTTTGTTTTTAAGGATTCGGTATTCGAAAATGAGGCGTTAACACGTACTGAACGCGTGGCCTTAGTAGTGCCATTATTTCTTTTTTTAACGGCCGAAGCCATTGGTGTGGCAAAATTGTTAAATAATCAAAAATAA